Proteins from a genomic interval of Piscinibacter sp. HJYY11:
- the clsB gene encoding cardiolipin synthase ClsB, which translates to MSRHTERARWQPGNHFTLLENGEAFFPAVFEAIAQAKREVILETFILFEDKVGTALHQVLVEAARRGVQVDVLIDGFGSPDLSPQFIGELTAAGVRIRVFDPQKPLLGIRANVLRRMHRKIVVIDGELAFIGGINYSADHLLDFGPEAKQDYSVKVRGPVVGDIHRFVRAAIKEPHGPRRWWFQRKPVQSPRQQPHAGTAHALFVTRDNNHHRDDIERLYRVAIRSAKKRVWIANAYFFPGYRLLRELRRAARRGVDVRLILQGTPDMPIVKFGAELLHDHLLRAGVRIYEYCQRPFHGKVALADDEWATVGSSNLDPLSLALNLEANVVIRDADFNRQLSERLEKLVCESCREVQPEGSGKPKLWHVVRSFVVFHVLRRFPYWATWLPRHTPALVNAHGEHGREHRTHGV; encoded by the coding sequence ATGTCCCGCCACACCGAACGCGCCCGGTGGCAGCCGGGCAACCACTTCACGCTGCTGGAAAACGGCGAAGCCTTCTTCCCGGCCGTCTTCGAGGCCATCGCCCAGGCGAAGCGGGAGGTCATCCTCGAGACCTTCATCCTTTTCGAGGACAAGGTCGGCACCGCCTTGCACCAGGTGCTGGTCGAGGCCGCGCGGCGCGGCGTGCAGGTCGACGTGCTGATCGACGGCTTCGGCTCGCCCGACCTGTCGCCGCAGTTCATCGGCGAGCTCACGGCGGCCGGCGTGCGCATCCGCGTGTTCGACCCGCAGAAGCCGCTGCTGGGCATCCGCGCCAACGTGCTGCGCCGCATGCACCGCAAGATCGTCGTGATCGACGGCGAGCTGGCCTTCATCGGCGGCATCAACTACTCGGCCGACCACCTGCTCGACTTCGGCCCCGAGGCCAAGCAGGACTACTCGGTGAAGGTGCGCGGCCCGGTGGTGGGCGACATCCACCGCTTCGTGCGCGCCGCCATCAAGGAGCCGCACGGGCCGCGGCGCTGGTGGTTCCAGCGCAAGCCGGTGCAGTCGCCCCGCCAGCAGCCGCATGCCGGCACCGCGCACGCCCTCTTCGTCACCCGCGACAACAACCACCACCGCGACGACATCGAGCGCCTCTACCGCGTGGCGATCCGCTCGGCGAAGAAGCGCGTGTGGATCGCCAACGCGTATTTCTTCCCCGGCTACCGCCTGCTGCGCGAGCTGCGCCGCGCGGCGCGCCGTGGCGTCGACGTGCGCCTGATCCTGCAGGGCACGCCCGACATGCCGATCGTGAAGTTCGGCGCCGAGCTGCTGCACGACCACCTGCTGCGCGCCGGCGTGCGGATCTACGAGTACTGCCAGCGCCCCTTCCACGGCAAGGTGGCGCTGGCCGACGACGAATGGGCCACGGTCGGCTCGAGCAACCTCGACCCCTTGAGCCTCGCGCTCAACCTCGAGGCCAACGTCGTCATCCGCGATGCCGACTTCAACCGGCAGCTCTCCGAACGGCTGGAGAAGCTGGTCTGCGAAAGCTGCCGCGAGGTCCAGCCCGAAGGCAGCGGCAAGCCGAAGCTGTGGCACGTGGTGCGCAGCTTCGTCGTCTTCCACGTGCTGCGCCGTTTCCCGTACTGGGCGACCTGGCTGCCGCGGCACACGCCGGCCCTCGTGAACGCCCACGGCGAGCACGGCCGCGAGCACCGGACCCATGGCGTCTGA
- a CDS encoding pirin family protein, with amino-acid sequence MNTITSTPSVLSVATSRRVERLVRGQPTSDGDGVKLTRVLTQPLQRRLDPFLMLDAFGSDSASDYIGGFPSHPHRGFETVTVMLEGRMRHQDSVGNVGLLEPGSVQWMTAGRGIIHSEMPEQEEGRMAGFQLWVNLAAKDKMTAPMYRDVPPQGVPVFTLADGVTVRVIAGESHGVTGAVTRPTTEPLYLDVALPAGTSFAQPIPAGHNAFVYVYGGAVEIEGTRVDRERMAILVNDPAADGVTVQAVDGDAKLLVIAGQPLNEPIVQYGPFVMNTPAEIHQAMADFQRGVLAT; translated from the coding sequence ATGAACACGATCACCTCCACCCCTTCCGTCCTGTCCGTTGCCACGTCGCGCCGCGTCGAGCGGCTGGTGCGTGGCCAGCCCACGTCCGATGGCGATGGCGTGAAGCTCACGCGTGTGCTCACGCAGCCGCTGCAGCGCCGGCTCGACCCCTTCCTGATGCTCGATGCCTTCGGCAGCGACAGCGCGTCCGACTACATCGGCGGCTTCCCGAGCCACCCGCACCGCGGTTTCGAGACGGTGACGGTGATGCTCGAAGGCCGCATGCGCCACCAGGACAGCGTGGGCAACGTCGGCCTGCTCGAACCCGGCAGCGTGCAGTGGATGACCGCCGGGCGCGGGATCATCCACTCCGAGATGCCCGAGCAGGAAGAGGGCCGCATGGCCGGCTTCCAGCTGTGGGTGAACCTGGCCGCGAAGGACAAGATGACCGCACCGATGTACCGCGACGTGCCGCCGCAGGGCGTGCCCGTGTTCACGCTGGCAGACGGCGTGACCGTGCGCGTGATCGCCGGCGAGAGCCACGGCGTGACCGGCGCGGTGACACGTCCGACGACCGAGCCGCTGTACCTGGATGTGGCGCTGCCCGCGGGCACCTCGTTCGCGCAGCCGATCCCGGCCGGGCACAACGCCTTCGTCTACGTGTACGGCGGTGCGGTCGAGATCGAGGGCACGCGGGTCGACCGTGAGCGCATGGCCATCCTGGTCAACGACCCGGCGGCCGATGGCGTGACGGTGCAGGCGGTCGACGGTGACGCGAAGCTGCTCGTCATCGCCGGCCAGCCCCTCAACGAGCCCATCGTGCAGTACGGGCCCTTCGTGATGAACACGCCGGCCGAGATCCACCAGGCGATGGCCGACTTCCAGCGTGGGGTGCTCGCGACCTGA
- a CDS encoding endonuclease/exonuclease/phosphatase family protein, with protein MSRNPPDRPMPELAFKVMTVNTHKGFTFFNRKFILHELREAVRSVGADVVFLQEVQGAHEKHPSKFLNFPADPHYEFLADEIWPEFAYGRNAVYPHGHHGNAVLSKFPIEHYRNHDVSIAGPERRGLLHCALKVPGLDQRIHAICVHLGLKESHRKRQLDLLCKLVHTEVPPDAPLVVAGDFNDWRHRANPILERNCGLREVFVHAHGEHVRTFPARWPMLALDRIYVRHARIHSPVVLPRRPWSHLSDHAPLVAEISL; from the coding sequence ATGTCCCGCAACCCGCCCGACCGCCCCATGCCCGAGCTCGCCTTCAAGGTGATGACGGTCAACACCCACAAGGGCTTCACCTTCTTCAACCGCAAGTTCATCCTGCATGAGTTGCGCGAAGCGGTGCGCTCGGTGGGCGCCGACGTGGTCTTCCTGCAGGAGGTGCAGGGTGCCCATGAGAAGCACCCGTCGAAGTTCCTGAACTTCCCCGCCGACCCGCATTACGAATTTCTCGCCGACGAGATCTGGCCCGAGTTCGCCTATGGCCGCAACGCGGTCTATCCGCATGGCCACCATGGCAACGCCGTCTTGTCGAAATTCCCGATCGAGCACTACCGCAACCATGACGTCTCCATCGCCGGCCCCGAGCGCCGCGGCCTGCTTCACTGCGCGCTGAAGGTGCCCGGGCTCGACCAGCGCATCCATGCCATCTGCGTGCACCTGGGGCTGAAGGAGTCGCACCGCAAGCGCCAGCTCGACCTCCTGTGCAAGCTCGTGCACACCGAAGTACCGCCCGACGCGCCGCTGGTGGTGGCGGGCGACTTCAACGACTGGCGCCACCGCGCCAACCCCATCCTCGAACGCAACTGCGGCCTGCGCGAAGTCTTCGTGCACGCCCACGGCGAGCACGTGCGCACCTTCCCGGCCCGCTGGCCCATGCTCGCGCTCGACCGCATCTACGTGCGCCACGCCCGCATCCACTCGCCGGTGGTGCTGCCGCGCCGCCCCTGGTCGCACCTGTCGGACCACGCACCGCTCGTCGCGGAGATCTCGTTGTGA
- a CDS encoding AsmA family protein — MNPPPRHRVALLGASGVLLLLALLLADWNWARPAVVRYLEHTSKREIQADDLQIRLDADWQPVVRLRNLRVANAPWASGDRPFITAREASFTFDWASLFSDVRVMRKMHLVEADIDLQRRPDGVRNWRLTRPDDRGRGRLRIHRLQAERSRLTLIHGGIGLTLEARSTPLSQPREGYAQQVDFRGRYGGADWAGQAETGAVLSMVDTAERFALRGQARSGGTTLALQGQVANLLQLTVVEAQVQVRGETLSQLQPFLQRVPWPDSRPYRFEGRLVREGSTWAAHDARLSLGRSDLRGEARYTPARTQRDRRAVLHAQVKSERLRLEDLPSRNGIGAAAAASAPSATHVLPQRELPLDALRALDGRITLQAEQLEAPSWPAARDLHAVATLEGGTVRVQLQRGELGGGRWQGRFSIDTHAREPEATLQLQARGVKLPQLWPALTRQPGVRWPAVDGELKLSALGPTLASWWRGVDGQLDLRFTGGSLPKKLDARLGLHAGRMLGSLIGGDQPVPIRCGAVSLAFKGGVGRTQLLVLETERTQVQGSGSVRLADERWDLVLTPEAHGGVLPASIVAEGSFRGLKVELAQREQVPASHARCA; from the coding sequence ATGAACCCGCCGCCGCGCCACCGTGTTGCACTGCTGGGCGCCTCGGGCGTCCTGCTGTTGCTCGCCCTGCTGCTGGCCGACTGGAACTGGGCGCGGCCGGCGGTCGTGCGCTACCTCGAGCACACCTCCAAGCGCGAGATCCAGGCCGACGACCTGCAGATCCGGCTCGACGCCGACTGGCAGCCCGTGGTGCGCCTGCGCAACCTGCGCGTGGCCAACGCCCCCTGGGCCAGCGGCGACCGGCCGTTCATCACGGCGCGCGAAGCCAGCTTCACCTTCGACTGGGCCAGCCTCTTCTCCGACGTGCGGGTGATGCGCAAGATGCACCTCGTCGAGGCCGACATCGACCTGCAGCGCCGACCCGACGGCGTGCGCAACTGGCGCCTCACCCGGCCCGACGACCGCGGCCGCGGCCGGTTGCGCATCCATCGCCTGCAGGCCGAGCGCAGCCGGCTCACGCTCATCCACGGCGGCATCGGGCTCACGCTGGAGGCGCGGTCCACGCCACTCTCGCAGCCGCGCGAGGGCTACGCCCAACAGGTCGACTTCCGCGGCCGCTATGGCGGGGCCGACTGGGCCGGCCAGGCCGAGACCGGGGCGGTGCTGAGCATGGTCGACACCGCCGAGCGTTTCGCGCTGCGCGGCCAGGCCCGCAGTGGCGGCACCACGCTCGCGCTGCAGGGCCAGGTGGCCAACCTGCTGCAGCTCACGGTCGTCGAGGCCCAGGTGCAGGTGCGCGGCGAGACGCTCTCGCAGCTGCAGCCCTTCCTCCAGCGCGTGCCGTGGCCGGACTCGCGGCCCTATCGATTCGAGGGCCGGCTGGTGCGCGAGGGCAGCACCTGGGCCGCGCACGATGCCCGGCTGAGCCTCGGCCGCTCCGACCTGCGCGGCGAGGCGCGCTACACGCCGGCCCGCACGCAGCGCGACCGGCGCGCCGTGCTGCACGCCCAAGTGAAAAGCGAGCGCCTGCGGCTGGAAGACCTGCCCTCGCGCAACGGCATCGGCGCCGCGGCCGCCGCCAGCGCGCCCTCGGCGACGCACGTGCTGCCGCAGCGCGAGTTGCCGCTCGATGCCTTGCGCGCCCTCGATGGCCGCATCACGCTGCAGGCCGAGCAGCTCGAGGCGCCCAGCTGGCCGGCCGCGCGCGACCTGCATGCGGTGGCCACGCTCGAGGGTGGCACGGTGCGCGTGCAACTGCAACGCGGCGAACTCGGCGGCGGCCGCTGGCAGGGCCGCTTCTCGATCGACACCCATGCGCGCGAGCCCGAAGCCACGTTGCAGCTCCAGGCCCGCGGCGTGAAGCTGCCGCAGCTGTGGCCCGCGCTCACGCGCCAGCCCGGCGTGCGATGGCCGGCGGTCGACGGCGAGCTGAAGCTGAGCGCCCTGGGGCCGACGCTCGCCAGCTGGTGGCGCGGTGTCGACGGCCAGCTCGACCTGCGTTTCACCGGCGGCAGCCTGCCGAAGAAGCTCGACGCCCGCCTGGGCCTGCACGCCGGTCGCATGCTGGGCTCGCTGATCGGCGGCGACCAGCCGGTGCCCATCCGCTGCGGCGCGGTGTCGCTCGCGTTCAAGGGCGGCGTGGGCCGCACCCAGTTGCTGGTGCTGGAGACCGAGCGCACCCAGGTGCAGGGCAGCGGCAGCGTGCGGCTTGCCGACGAACGCTGGGACCTGGTGCTGACACCCGAGGCGCACGGCGGAGTGCTGCCGGCCTCGATCGTCGCGGAAGGCAGCTTCCGCGGGCTGAAGGTGGAGCTCGCGCAGCGCGAGCAGGTGCCCGCGTCGCACGCACGCTGCGCCTAG
- a CDS encoding glutaredoxin domain-containing protein: protein MPRPILDESLMHPAIRDKVANLNADIVHNVRSAAASNPVLVVGMALNIPARRARRALDAAGVPYQYLQFGGYFSQWRRRNALKMWTGWPTFPMVFVKGQLVGGASQLQRLIASGELKRLLGQ, encoded by the coding sequence ATGCCGCGCCCGATCCTCGACGAGTCCCTCATGCACCCGGCCATCCGCGACAAGGTGGCCAACCTCAACGCCGACATCGTGCACAACGTGCGCTCGGCGGCGGCGTCGAACCCAGTGCTGGTGGTGGGCATGGCGCTCAACATCCCGGCACGCCGCGCCCGGCGTGCGCTCGACGCCGCCGGCGTGCCCTACCAGTACCTCCAGTTCGGCGGCTACTTCAGCCAATGGCGGCGTCGCAATGCGCTGAAGATGTGGACTGGCTGGCCGACCTTTCCGATGGTGTTCGTGAAAGGCCAGCTCGTGGGCGGCGCGAGCCAGCTGCAGCGGCTCATCGCGAGCGGCGAACTGAAGCGCCTGCTCGGGCAATGA
- a CDS encoding ABC transporter substrate-binding protein produces MQRRHFLAGGTLATLGLPTFAQSTPEIVLGNSGILGGPLGAPVKTMLAGADLAFGAANAQGGVNGRKLRVVSLDDELKPDKAVANYRKLLSDHKAFAFFACVGSGTTAAASQVLKESGAPLVGGYAVADSAREKAQGSAYFVRATTGREAEVLIQQLQTIGITRIAVAHLDNPGGVEALRLVEKALATHQLKPVASSTMKGDATDAAAVASTLMAGEPQAIVMYLGGALGGELMKAVWARGQQPSFYGMSLVPGDLIAKVAGEKTRGLAISQVMPYPWNEVDPTVKEYRRLATAAKVPVNYYSFEGYVNALVMLDALKRLGRDLNRQKLHAMLAATKLRISGMDVNFTGGGHTGSRFVELVQVTRDGRFVR; encoded by the coding sequence ATGCAGCGCAGACACTTCCTGGCCGGCGGCACGCTGGCCACCCTGGGCCTTCCCACCTTCGCGCAGAGCACCCCGGAGATCGTGCTCGGCAACAGCGGCATCCTCGGCGGCCCCCTCGGGGCACCGGTCAAGACCATGCTGGCGGGGGCGGACCTCGCCTTCGGTGCGGCCAACGCCCAGGGCGGTGTCAACGGCCGCAAGCTGCGGGTGGTGTCGCTCGACGACGAGCTCAAGCCCGACAAGGCCGTCGCCAACTACCGAAAACTTCTGAGCGATCACAAAGCCTTCGCCTTTTTCGCCTGCGTGGGCTCGGGCACCACCGCGGCGGCGAGCCAGGTGCTGAAGGAGAGCGGCGCTCCGCTGGTCGGCGGCTATGCGGTGGCCGATTCGGCGCGCGAGAAGGCGCAAGGCTCGGCCTATTTCGTGCGCGCCACCACGGGCCGCGAGGCCGAGGTGCTGATCCAGCAGCTGCAGACCATCGGCATCACCCGCATCGCGGTGGCCCACCTCGACAACCCGGGCGGCGTGGAGGCGCTGCGCCTGGTCGAGAAGGCGCTGGCCACCCACCAGCTGAAGCCCGTCGCCTCGTCGACCATGAAGGGCGACGCCACCGATGCCGCCGCCGTCGCCAGCACGCTGATGGCGGGTGAGCCGCAGGCCATCGTCATGTACCTGGGCGGTGCGCTCGGCGGCGAGCTGATGAAGGCGGTGTGGGCCCGCGGCCAGCAGCCTTCGTTCTACGGCATGTCGCTGGTGCCGGGCGACCTCATCGCCAAGGTGGCCGGCGAAAAGACGCGCGGCCTCGCGATCTCGCAGGTCATGCCCTACCCGTGGAACGAGGTCGACCCGACGGTCAAGGAATACCGCCGCCTGGCCACCGCGGCCAAGGTGCCGGTCAACTACTACAGCTTCGAGGGCTACGTGAACGCCCTCGTCATGCTCGACGCGCTCAAGCGCCTGGGCCGCGACCTGAACCGCCAGAAGCTGCACGCGATGCTGGCCGCCACCAAGTTGCGCATCTCCGGCATGGACGTCAACTTCACCGGCGGCGGGCACACCGGCTCGCGCTTCGTCGAGCTGGTGCAGGTGACGCGGGACGGCCGCTTCGTGCGCTGA
- a CDS encoding thioredoxin fold domain-containing protein: MSLRLAPLRYALVLVASAALAACQRPAEPVAAAPAAPAASPPALVVPAPLGTAAAKGIAWQPASTDAEVDAAFAQARAAQKPVLLYWGAEWCPPCNQLKATLFNRQDFIERTRAFVPVYVDGDQPGAQKLGARFKVRGYPTMVLLSPAGQEMTRLPGEVDAQQVTQMLTLGLAMQRPVKAVLADARAGRSLGANEWQLLAFYSWDTDEQAQVLPPKELPATLRALAAACPPEQADAGTRLFLKAWAAAEAPRPDAQARERFLAVLRSAEASRVQMDVLANNAQALAKAFAPAGDKARGPLLEAFDASLAGLANDMTLSRADRASASIARVQLARLDAPKGPPKGTPKSGAPVSVPPALMSDIREQVARLDRETTDGYERQAVIPTLAYLLREAGAPAESDALLKANLARSHSPYYLMSSLASNAKKRGDTAEALRWSEEAYRRSVGPATRLQWGASHVALLVELAPQDEQRIEAAALQVLREAAGQPNAFYERSARSLQRVGDTLARWQKAPGHADAMKRLQAELEGLCAAVPEADAQRDTCLGLLSPKPVSSQKPSA; the protein is encoded by the coding sequence ATGTCGCTGCGCCTTGCTCCTTTGCGATACGCCCTCGTGCTCGTCGCCTCCGCCGCCCTCGCCGCTTGCCAGCGGCCGGCCGAGCCGGTGGCTGCGGCGCCCGCGGCCCCGGCGGCCAGCCCGCCGGCGCTGGTGGTGCCGGCCCCGCTGGGCACGGCGGCGGCCAAGGGCATCGCCTGGCAACCCGCGAGCACCGATGCCGAGGTCGACGCCGCCTTTGCCCAGGCGCGCGCGGCACAGAAGCCGGTGCTGCTGTACTGGGGTGCCGAGTGGTGCCCGCCGTGCAACCAGCTGAAGGCGACGCTCTTCAACCGGCAGGACTTCATCGAGCGCACACGCGCCTTCGTGCCGGTCTATGTCGACGGCGACCAGCCCGGTGCGCAGAAGCTCGGCGCACGCTTCAAGGTGCGCGGCTATCCGACGATGGTGCTGCTGAGCCCGGCCGGCCAGGAGATGACGCGCCTGCCGGGCGAGGTCGACGCGCAGCAGGTCACGCAGATGCTCACGCTCGGGCTCGCGATGCAGCGCCCGGTGAAGGCCGTGCTGGCCGATGCACGCGCCGGCCGCAGCCTGGGTGCGAACGAATGGCAGCTGCTCGCCTTCTACTCGTGGGACACGGACGAGCAGGCCCAGGTGCTGCCACCCAAGGAGCTGCCGGCCACGCTGCGCGCACTGGCCGCCGCCTGCCCGCCGGAGCAGGCCGATGCCGGCACGCGGCTCTTCCTCAAGGCCTGGGCGGCGGCCGAGGCCCCACGGCCGGACGCGCAGGCGCGCGAGCGATTCCTCGCGGTGCTGCGCAGCGCCGAAGCCTCGCGGGTGCAGATGGACGTGCTGGCCAACAACGCCCAGGCCCTGGCCAAGGCCTTCGCCCCCGCCGGCGACAAGGCCCGCGGGCCGCTGCTCGAAGCCTTCGACGCCAGCCTGGCCGGCTTGGCGAACGACATGACGCTGTCGCGCGCCGACCGGGCGAGTGCCTCGATCGCCCGCGTGCAGCTGGCGCGCCTGGACGCGCCCAAGGGTCCACCCAAAGGGACACCCAAGAGCGGCGCGCCGGTGAGCGTGCCGCCGGCGCTGATGAGCGACATCCGCGAGCAGGTGGCCCGCCTCGACCGCGAGACGACCGACGGCTACGAGCGCCAGGCGGTCATCCCCACGCTGGCCTACCTGCTGCGCGAGGCGGGTGCCCCAGCCGAATCGGACGCGCTGCTCAAGGCCAACCTCGCGCGCAGCCATTCGCCGTATTACCTGATGTCGAGCCTCGCGAGCAACGCGAAGAAGCGGGGCGACACCGCCGAGGCGCTGCGCTGGAGCGAAGAGGCCTACCGGCGCAGCGTGGGGCCGGCGACGCGGCTGCAGTGGGGCGCGAGCCACGTCGCCCTGCTGGTGGAGCTGGCGCCGCAGGACGAGCAGCGCATCGAGGCCGCGGCGCTGCAGGTGCTGCGTGAAGCGGCGGGGCAGCCCAATGCCTTCTACGAGCGCAGCGCCCGCTCGCTGCAGCGGGTGGGCGACACGCTGGCCCGATGGCAGAAGGCCCCCGGCCATGCCGACGCGATGAAGCGCCTGCAGGCCGAACTGGAGGGGCTGTGCGCCGCGGTGCCCGAGGCCGATGCGCAGCGCGACACCTGCCTCGGCCTCCTGTCGCCCAAGCCGGTCAGCTCGCAGAAGCCTTCAGCCTGA
- a CDS encoding VOC family protein gives MIEVTGIDHIYITVSDLARSQAFYDTVMREVLGFRSNSFEIGGDRHVQYYNRHFGYVLRPRRGGGTHDPYSPGLHHFCLRVDSVDDVVAAAKALRAAGIEASEAHLHPGYAPDYWATFFTDPDGVRLEITNYRAERRERHDRWDVLTG, from the coding sequence ATGATCGAGGTCACCGGCATCGACCACATCTACATCACCGTCTCCGACCTGGCCCGTTCGCAGGCCTTCTACGACACGGTGATGCGCGAGGTGCTCGGCTTTCGCAGCAACAGCTTCGAGATCGGCGGCGACCGGCACGTGCAGTACTACAACCGCCACTTCGGCTACGTGCTCCGGCCGCGGCGTGGCGGCGGCACGCACGACCCGTATTCGCCGGGCCTGCACCACTTCTGCCTGCGGGTCGACTCGGTCGACGACGTGGTGGCGGCCGCGAAGGCGCTGCGCGCCGCCGGCATCGAGGCGAGCGAAGCGCACCTGCACCCCGGCTACGCGCCCGACTACTGGGCCACGTTCTTCACCGACCCCGACGGCGTGCGGCTGGAGATCACCAACTACCGTGCCGAGCGGCGCGAGCGGCACGACCGGTGGGATGTGTTGACCGGGTGA
- a CDS encoding lysylphosphatidylglycerol synthase domain-containing protein — protein MASDVAPRGAPGARRVPLTQRPWWPAVKRTGSALFFALVLWLIVRHARTVKWSEVGASIADYPLTTLAGAALLAITSHALYATFDLLSRRYAGHDLPTRRVLATTFISYAFNLNFGALVGGLAFRIRLYTRQGLDAATISRVYGFSMLTNWLGYVVLAGVVGLLQPIPVPEEWSIGVDAMRLVGGALLAAALGYLALCAFSPKRTLTLRGHDVHLPSGRMALLQLVLSTANWALIGATVYVLLQPHVAYPAALAALLAAAVAGVLTHVPAGLGVLEAVFITLLSPPVAQSPLLAALLVYRAVYYLVPLAIAALLYLGFELRLKASAS, from the coding sequence ATGGCGTCTGACGTCGCCCCGCGCGGCGCGCCCGGTGCGCGCCGCGTGCCGCTCACGCAGCGGCCGTGGTGGCCGGCGGTCAAGCGCACCGGCTCGGCGCTCTTCTTCGCACTGGTGCTGTGGCTCATCGTGCGCCATGCCCGCACGGTGAAATGGAGCGAGGTCGGCGCCTCGATCGCCGATTACCCGCTCACCACGCTCGCCGGCGCGGCGCTGCTCGCGATCACGAGCCACGCGCTCTACGCCACCTTCGACCTGCTGAGCCGCCGCTACGCGGGGCACGACCTGCCCACCCGGCGCGTGCTGGCCACCACCTTCATCAGCTACGCCTTCAACCTCAACTTCGGCGCGCTGGTGGGCGGGCTCGCCTTCCGCATCCGGCTCTACACCCGCCAGGGGCTGGACGCCGCCACCATCTCGCGCGTCTACGGCTTCAGCATGCTGACCAACTGGCTCGGCTACGTCGTGCTCGCGGGCGTGGTGGGCCTGCTGCAGCCTATCCCGGTGCCGGAGGAATGGTCGATCGGCGTCGACGCGATGCGCCTCGTCGGCGGGGCGCTGCTGGCGGCAGCGCTCGGCTACCTCGCGCTGTGTGCCTTCTCGCCGAAACGCACCCTCACGCTGCGCGGACACGACGTGCACCTGCCCTCGGGCCGCATGGCGCTGCTGCAGCTCGTGCTGTCGACGGCCAACTGGGCGCTGATCGGCGCCACGGTCTACGTGCTGCTGCAGCCGCACGTGGCCTACCCGGCGGCGCTCGCCGCGCTGCTGGCGGCGGCGGTGGCCGGCGTGCTCACGCACGTGCCGGCCGGCCTGGGCGTGCTGGAGGCGGTGTTCATCACGCTGCTCTCGCCGCCGGTGGCGCAGAGCCCGTTGCTGGCCGCGCTGCTCGTCTACCGCGCGGTGTACTACCTGGTGCCGCTGGCGATCGCCGCCCTGCTCTACCTGGGCTTCGAGCTCAGGCTGAAGGCTTCTGCGAGCTGA
- a CDS encoding alpha/beta hydrolase has protein sequence MKRSWFCGLALATLAVQAQAATTPCRVDGLSHLVQCGQVQRPLDPAAPTGRQITVHYVVVPALARNKLADPVFLLAGGPGQSAISLAGQVMPLFARLNNRRDIVLVDQRGTGRSAPLVCDDPRQQSVAEQSDPERQLAQLRECRQKLQALPHGDLRHYTTPVAMQDLEAVRREIGAERINLVGVSYGTRAGLDYLRQFPTHVRRLVLDGVAPPDMVLPASFAIDAQAAFESLLSACEAEAACRRDHPNLRSTWSAWLARLPQPVTVQHPLTGQPESFTLTRAMVASALRGALYTPTLAQALPVAMHEATQGRPQALLTLGSSLTTRKGSALAMGMHFSVLCSEDVPRLASAPAARASGAGEGLQVYDQACAGWPRGELPVAYDQIGVSPAPVLLLSGGLDPVTPPRHGARAAQALGAKARHVVVPNAGHGVLGVGCGPELLTRFIHTEDDGAALALDTRCVERVPRPPAFQPVGSLR, from the coding sequence ATGAAGCGATCCTGGTTCTGCGGCCTGGCCTTGGCCACGCTTGCTGTTCAGGCGCAGGCGGCCACCACGCCGTGCCGCGTCGACGGCCTGTCACACCTCGTGCAGTGCGGCCAGGTGCAACGCCCGCTCGACCCGGCCGCGCCCACGGGCCGGCAGATCACGGTGCACTACGTCGTGGTGCCGGCGCTCGCGCGCAACAAGCTCGCCGACCCGGTGTTCCTGCTCGCCGGTGGCCCGGGGCAGAGCGCAATCTCGCTTGCGGGCCAGGTGATGCCGCTCTTTGCGCGGCTCAACAACCGGCGCGACATCGTGCTCGTCGACCAGCGTGGCACCGGCCGCTCGGCGCCGCTCGTGTGCGACGACCCGCGCCAGCAATCGGTGGCCGAACAGTCCGACCCCGAGCGCCAGCTCGCGCAGCTGCGCGAGTGCCGCCAGAAGTTGCAGGCGCTGCCGCACGGCGACCTGCGCCACTACACCACGCCGGTCGCGATGCAGGACCTCGAGGCCGTGCGGCGCGAGATCGGCGCCGAGCGCATCAACCTCGTGGGCGTGTCGTACGGCACCCGTGCGGGCCTCGACTACCTGCGCCAGTTCCCCACCCACGTGCGGCGCCTGGTGCTCGATGGCGTGGCGCCGCCCGACATGGTGCTGCCGGCGAGCTTCGCGATCGATGCGCAGGCGGCGTTCGAATCGCTGCTCAGCGCCTGCGAGGCCGAAGCGGCGTGCCGGCGCGACCACCCCAACCTGCGCAGCACCTGGTCGGCCTGGCTCGCCCGGCTGCCGCAGCCGGTGACGGTGCAGCACCCGCTGACCGGCCAGCCCGAGTCGTTCACGCTGACGCGGGCGATGGTGGCCTCGGCGCTGCGCGGTGCGCTCTACACGCCCACGCTGGCGCAGGCGCTGCCGGTGGCGATGCACGAGGCCACGCAAGGCCGGCCGCAGGCGCTGCTGACGCTCGGCAGCAGCCTCACCACGCGCAAGGGCTCGGCGCTGGCGATGGGCATGCACTTCTCGGTGCTGTGCAGCGAGGACGTGCCGCGCCTGGCGAGCGCGCCCGCGGCGCGGGCGAGCGGCGCCGGTGAGGGCCTGCAGGTCTACGACCAGGCCTGCGCGGGCTGGCCGCGGGGCGAGCTGCCCGTGGCGTACGACCAGATCGGTGTGAGCCCGGCGCCGGTGCTGCTGCTGAGCGGCGGCCTCGATCCGGTGACACCGCCGCGGCATGGCGCGCGCGCCGCCCAGGCCCTGGGCGCCAAGGCCCGCCACGTGGTGGTGCCGAACGCCGGCCACGGCGTGCTCGGCGTGGGCTGCGGCCCCGAGTTGCTCACCCGCTTCATCCACACCGAGGACGATGGCGCGGCGCTCGCGCTCGACACCCGCTGCGTCGAACGTGTGCCGCGACCGCCGGCCTTTCAACCCGTGGGGAGCCTGCGGTGA